The Xyrauchen texanus isolate HMW12.3.18 chromosome 4, RBS_HiC_50CHRs, whole genome shotgun sequence genome segment TGTGAAAGAACCAGTTAAAAACATGTCACCCATTAACAGGCTGGCAAAGACTACAGTAGAATGCATACAAATTGTATGGTTTCAAGTCCAATGTCAACTGTTTATAAAAAACTAATAAAGAGTGTGAGTGAGCAATTAACGCAAGTGAAAGAAAGAGCAACTGGGCAGGTGGGACGTGGCTATGTGGATAACACTCGAGGCTCAAAATGAGATTTCAGCATTTTGGTGAAAAATCCTTCTGATGACAACAGCTTTCAATGGTCTTTTACCATAGCCTCATTTCCACATCAAATGATGAGGAATGGAATACTACCAATGAGGTACAGAGTAATGAGCACCACTGCTTTCTTCTCGCTCTCCGTTCCTCTGGCTTCTTTTAAGAAGAGGGAAAGTCCCTGATGATTCAATGATCCTCCTTTAACCAGACACATGGCTTCTCCTCCAAACTTGCAGACAATTACAACGCTATGCTATCTTGTCCATTCACAAGCTCACTTACAAGTCCATTAACATTCACTTGATAATGGACTCAAATGGCAAAAGGGGTTTATTTGACTGTGCTTTGCCTAAAATAGAACTAAAACCCTTAAACATCAAGGTGTACAATGGAGCCCTTATGCTCTGGGATTTGATGGGCAAATGCACTCTGTTGCTTTATAAACAGAAAGCTTTTTTGTGGCAGTGTCGGACAACTACTTCACCTAAGAAAATTCATGTTCATGGAATCTACAAATATCCATTGGATGTATGtgaaaagttgtttacatttgagGTCTGGCTGGGTGCAGAAAACACAAGCTATCATATTAGTAAGGGCTAGTTATCACTTTTTACGGCAGTAAATATATAACatggtgtgacagggcggaggtcggtgctgggtcgtgattctacacacccggtcccttatcaggctaatcaagcctcctagagggataaaggccgactgcggatagTGGTGTGgtagagagagtgagtgtttaTGGACAGCTgacccatgtgtgtttgtgtgtgtgtgtctttttatttaattaaatgtcatgaatattgtcaagccggttctcgtctcctcctttccgggTCTTCGGCACCAATATAAATGGATTaagagaaaggaggaggtgagaaccggcttgacaatataaataatatttaattaaataaaaagacacaaacacacacatatgacggacagctgcacgtaactctctctctctctctctctctctgtcgcaccattgtccgcagtcagcctttatccctctcagaggcatgattagcctgataatgcCATCTGTGTCTGAATCTGGTTCGAGATGAGGGACACCAACAAAGCTCACTTTCTCAATGCACCCATCTCCCAGATTGTACTTTTAGGCGACACCATTGAGGAATTCGctcagcagttctcggcagtgatgaagcagacggaggccatccagcacatcttgcccagGCACAGCTCAAGATCTCCCACCCCATTTGCTCGCCAAGGACGTCCCTCTGTCGGCTCCACCTCAACCCGAGCCCAGTTctcggccccagcgtagagcccaCCCATCTCTCGGGCCACCACGAGGACCCGTAAGGCtcctaagcacccctgagatggacgacccagtgAGCGAGACGTCCGCtatggagctggtatccagaccactccatcccatGCTGGAGGGTTGACAGttaaatcctttgtttccttttctcttttgttcaCCGCACccgtacccacattgtcaaaaagagaGCGGTTTCCTCAGTTCTTGGGTCATGTAATCATGTCCACAGCCGTCATTGTCACAGCCGCCGGACACCTTTGCGGGGCTATCACTTTCCAACCGTCGCAGTGGCTGACCAGGACAATCCAACTCGTCTACGCGATTCAATTTGCCAGGTGCCCGCCCCAGTTCCACTTCACTTTGTTGCAGGGCAAGAACGGCGCCACCCTGTGTGCGGAGATTGTGACCCTTCTTCGCAAaggcacgatagagcctgtcctaccagccgagatggggaaagggttctacagcccttacttcatcatgccaaagaacgGCCAattttggacctgcgagttctgaaccggaccttacacagactcccgttcaagatgctgaagcagaaacacattttgacatgcgtccggcatcaaaaTTGTTTGTgctggtagacctgaaggatgcttactttcacgtctcggttctacctcgacacagacgcTTCCTACGGTTTTCCTTTGAcgaccaggcgtatcagtacaaggtcctcccattcggcctgtccttgtcatagacacaatcactcaagccagagctccctctaccaggcagctttatgccctgaagtagcatttgttcacaaattggtgttcttccctagccgaagacccccagagatgcgcagacGGGTCTGtgatttccttcctgcaggagaggctggaggggcagctgtccccctcctccTTGAAGGCATGCATAGCCGCTGTTGCCGCACCCCACGATGCAGTCGGGTTAGGGGTCCCTAGGGaaacacaacctgatcatcagtttCCTCAGAGGCtaaatcctcccaggccatgcttcttcccctcatgggatctctctgtggtcctcttgggtcttcggagagccccatttgagctactaaagtcagtcaagctgaaagccctctccttaaagatggccctcctgattgcgctcacctccatcaagagggtgggggaccagcaagcgttctctgtcagcgactcttgcctggagttcggtctgacagattctcacatgatcctgagaccccgaccgggctatgtgccaaggttcccacgacccccttcagggatcaggtggtgaacctgcaagcactgccccgggaggaaaCAGACCCAGCCCTGTTATTGCTGTGTcctgtgcatgctttgcgcacctacttgaATTGCATGCAGAGATTTAGatgctctgaacagctctttgtctgctttggtggacagcagaaagggaacactgtatctaaacagaggcttgcccactggatcgtggatgccattgcgttggcctaccagacccaggccatgcccgcccccttgcgggttcgaggacactctacaaggagtgtggcatcctcatgggcactggccaatggcacctctctagcagacatttgtagagcagcgggctgggcaacacccaataccttctcAAGATtatacaatctccgggttgagccggttatGTTccatgttctttcaggtacaaatAGGTAGAGTTTGATCACacggaacagctggccaggtgtatcgcttgcatatagtgccTTCCCTGAGGTGAAAacgtgcgcttttacccccagtcaagttcacaaagtcatggatcctggatgtccttcctccctagccctatagTTTGTGAACCCAGCGGAGGATTTCGGAGCAAGCCCCACTacggggtctaatatgccctgtactgggataggtgctccacaggtgctgatTACTCCGGTAACTCCTGTGATGTTTATTCCGTGGTAAGATCTCTCTGTCAGTGGACcaacgtctcccttgggcagagctctctctgcccctggtcgctgtgtttgtggAGTCCCCACCCCCCTTTCGTGgcgggacctaccaccgtgcctcttccatgtgtggctgctgAGCCCTTGTgtcatattgccacatgttgaccttaACTTTTGGGctggatgtggtctccacagggtcttttccacctgaaagaataggaaaggaaaagaacaccttccccgatgcatatgaTAGTGTTAGATGGCGCCAGCCAAATCAAATACTCTGttaagagaaaacatagagagaaaaggctgcagctGGCATGGCCCGCTCTCATGCTAATTAAGTCTCTTTCCCCCCTCAGGGATttggggaactacatgatgtcttttggggcattgggggaggttacgtgcagtctgatgcacctgctattacgcacgcagcagcctacttgcacctgcatcagcagttcacggaACATGGTTCAGCtattgtggcatttttctattacatcaacacaacatcgactgagtgacagaaggggaacatcatggttagtCGTAACTtccgtaccctgatggagggatcgagacgttgtgtccctcttgccacaacactgcacTAGCTGCTAAAATGGCCGGAcattgtcttggctcctcagcacaaaacctgaatggaattgcattccagctccttttatacacgtatgtccgggggagtggcatgcaaattccactcgccagttctcattggctttttctcaaagaatgggaggagtttggggctctcaagagcaacccttcgtgtaactacatcaacacaacatcttgttccttccatcagggaacggatgttacaacagtaaccacgaCGTTTGTTTAAATCAAGCAGTCTGAAAGAAGGAGCACTAAAACCAGGTGTTTCTGACAAGAGGGTGAATAATTGTCATATTTTAGATGAtattatttcatgtttttgtgcaaaataaataaataaaatgtgtaatacCACAAGTGAACctcaatgaaaatattaaaataataaaaaagacatgtcatgacccctttattgtatgtcagtgtggttttattgttttCACTTGTTTGCTCAACAGCTACTAcaacaaaattataatattggAATTTAATTTGAAGGAAATAATTCACAAAACTTGTCCTAATTTAATGCAGTTTTGAtgtaggtgtttgaaaccaacatacaaaaccataGATggtgaaaacaaacatttatgtaATTGGACTTTTTACTCAAAACTCTCTATTTACGAAATAAAGCCCTTGTAACAACTTACCCATGTAACAACTAGCCACAGTCCCCCCTATAACTTCATGATGACACTGAATACGAACATATAAACACTATAATTGGGAAACACTAATGCTTATTTGAGCAAAATGTTTATGAAGAATACATAACTGTAATTACTTGAATGGTGTCTGAACTATTATAGATTACAACATCAGCTACAAAGAAAGCACCACAATTAAGCATTATACGtatctttatctttatttttataataatagtacAGCTTTAACCCTCTAAGTTGCCAATTGAGtaatgtctcaaaagtatttaatAGGAGCTACATTCATCTTCcactatatttacatttcataatGTCTTTAGTCTGTTGGCTAATGTAGCCTGTTCTGTTTGTGTCTCAAGTGTTTATGCATGCTACTGCACTGTAAACAGCTAAAATCAGCCATGCATTAATTAAACTTTATACTGATGACTACATGTGGTTAATGCACTGTGAAGTTTAAGCTACAAGCTCCAAGACAAACATACCTTTTTTATGGCCAAATGTAACAGCAGTTTTAAGATCCAACACCTGAGCCCTGCCAAACCATTATACAATATCTACACAGTCAGGCACAGGGAGAGTGTGAAGGATAATTCAGGTACAAAAATCTATATAATAATATCTACATCTGCAAGAAAATAGCTCATCTAAGAGCTGAATTTTATAAAAGTTTATTACATGGtttatattgtatgttttgtaatgcattttaaaagtgaGTACATTACATTTTCTCACTGTTTGGATTGGAAAATGTAAGATTTTAGGAAAAACCTAAGCCATCTTTTTTattcttcatacacacacacacacacacacacacacacacacacacacacacacacacacacacacacacacacacacacacatgttgtgtttccatgttttatggggactttccatagacataatggtttttatactgtacaaactttatattctatcccctaaacctaaccctacccctaaacctaaccctcacagaaaactttctgcatttttacattttcaaaaaaacataatttagtatgatttataagctgttttcctcatggggaccgacaaaatgtccccacaaggtcaaaaattttgggttttactatccttatggggacatttggtccccacaaagtgataaatacacgctcacacacacacacacacacacacacacacacactcacacacacacacacacacacacaaacacacacctataGAAGGCCATAAATCATGAGAGATTGCCAACAGCCCTATTATAAAACAATCCTTGTATGACAGTCATAAATATGTAAAAGGCCAGTGATATTAGACCTTTTCATGAGGACACTGGGTTTAAAAAAGGTTAAACAAACAGAAGTGAGATTTGCACAGCACTTACCTTACCATAGCCAAAGCTAACATCTCCTGACAGCAGAGCTGTGCACTCTTAACACAGCATTGCACAGAATTCAACAGAATAAAACAATCAAAGTTTGGCCATTTCAACAGTTGAATGACATCAGCTCAAAAGAAAAAGATCAATTCAACATTAATTCAAGAAAGCTTCAGGCCTGGCTTGGCAGTATCATGCATTCTGAGCTACCTGCCCTGGTTCTTGCCATTAATAACTGTTATTGGAGTTTGTACAGTACATTTTAGTAAGATAATTTGGTAAGAGAGCTTTACTAAGAACACAGgttaaatatatttgcaaatgtaaaaaatatattttaaatcatatattaaTTTTACTGGGTGCTAGACAGATACCATTTCAGGTTTCAAATGAATGTTCCGGATTCAaatgcaagttaagcttaatcaacagcatttgtggcacaatgttgattgccacataaatgttttacttgaaaaaaacaaacaaaaaaaacaatgaaagtgaatggggcaagttcataaatattcaaatacacCCTGTTTCAGAAGTTTAGTCTCAGACGTGAACATTGTACATATGAACACGATGTTTGTGTGGAAAAAATGGCTTAATAttattatctgtgtaaagttaaaaccAATTACCGGGATTGCAGTGtcttgttgtcatgacaacatttGGATACAGGGCCAATATTAaattttaacacactaaaataatgttaaaatgtacaatgtttccatcttgtggctatacttttgaaacaatgtgtgttttaGCATTTTTGAATTGGccttttcattgtaagtgccttactttaacagtgattttttaatatatatttttattattatttgtggaaattaacattatgccacaaatgctgttaactgagtttaacttgtattgaaccccgaaCATTCCTTAAAAAATTAGGAGAATATCAGGTCCTTATTTCTGATTATATCATCTGaataaatttaatttattcaaatttGGGATTGCATTGTAGTTTACTTCTGATACACTCAGTGTAATAAAATttgcttgcacacacacaaaaaatgaccTATTttgaagatttatgcatttcagtttAATAACAAAATGACATCAATAGTGTTATGTTtagctaaattaaattaataaaactgaaACTATTAagtattaatattttcttttatgaaatactatttaatttgatggaattttgtcatgataatgattattattattattttgagtgtGCAAAATTAAACATGCACATTTTGCAGGGACTTTTTTTCTACCAAACCTTTTTCAAGTATTTTATTGTAAAGAGAGAAAGTAACTGTATTTCTTACCATGTTGAAATCCATTTCAATTCCAAGCACTAGCAAAATAATAATTCATAGAGAGTTCAAGAAGCAAACCAACTGCTGCAAGACAACCATTTTACATGTAACCTTCACAAATGTGTCACAGATTATTCTTTATCACAAATGTATGCCATTACAAACCGAACAGAGAAAAAAACGTTTTATTGCTCCTCTTATGAGAAAAATAATATTGGCATTAGTattaattataattcattatattatattatattaattatataacatATTGGCAAATTATTTAAAACTTCTCTCTTGTAACATATatccttatatacagtatagcacATTCAATTAAAATCTATACAACCAGCAATGCTTAAATAGTCACAATAAATAAACTGTTCTGCAATGTGACAGAACACACCAATACCAATGTTTGCTGATTCTGCTGCATTCATCAAATGCAACAAACATTCCTTTTATTGAAGTGAcctctgctgtgtgttttctaTATTTGGGAAAGGCTTATAAATGCCACCACCCATAGTTTAACCATGCTGTCAAACCTGTGCATCTCATCAGTCTATAAGTCTTTGCATGAAGCTGCTCCAATGCCAGCAGCCTTTAGACTCAAACATGTGTCGTACTATCTGTATACACGTCTGTTTTGTTCATGTGAAGTGTCACAGCCAGTGCTTTGTAATGGCAGTGGGAGCTACTGCAGCTGACACTGGAGCAAGGCTTGCGATTAGTCCGCCCCTCCAACCTCCGATTGCACAAACCTTGCCAAGTTTGCAGTGTCTTAGAGCTCCATACCCAAACTCCACTGGTGATGCCCACCACcaatgacataaatatttttaGCATGAATACAGCTACTGTAGGTACTGAGGAATCCAATGAGCAGTCCTCAATTCTGCGACCTGGAAAAAACGTGCACTTGTTTTCCAAAGCTCGGAACTTCCAGTATTCCATATTGAGTCTTTCATAGAAATAACATATAATGACAATTGTAGCAGGCACAGTGTATAGGATGGAGAAGACTCCAATCTTTACCATAAGCTTCTCAAGCTTTTCCGTATTGGTGCCACCAGTTTTCATGATCTTGCGGATATGGAACAGTGCCACAAAGCCAGTTAGGATAAAAGAGGTCCCAGCAATGAGATAACAGGAAAGGGGGATCAAAACAAAGCCAGTGAGAGCATTAATGTCCATACTACCCACATAACACAGTCCTGTCAACTCATCCCCAGCCACCTTCCTCATAGTAAGGATGACTATGGTCTTCACAGCAGGTATACCCCAGGCGGCCATATGGAAGTAGCTACTGTGTGCCTCAATAGCCTCATGACCCCATTTCCTTCCAGCTGCAAGAAACCAGGTAAGGGTGAGGATGACCCACCAGATAGAGCTGGCCATGCCAAAATagtagaggaagaggaagacaaTGGTGCAGCCCGTGCTCTCCAAACCCTCTTGGATAATGTATAGCTCTCCATTTTCTCGATCGCAAGCGATATTCTCAGCCCCGGACACAGAGCGGATGATAAAGGCCACTGAGTATACATTATAACACATGGAGAGGAAGATGATGGGGCGCTCTGGGTACTTGAAGCGTTGTGGGTCAAGGAGGAAGGTTAGAACGGTGAAAGCAGTGGAAATGAAGCAAAGCGTTGACCACACAACCATCCAAATGAATGCAAAGTCCTTATCCTGCCTAGACCAATAGACATCCACCGTAGGGGTGCATCGAGGTGCGCAGTTCTTGCTTTTCTCCACATACTGGAACTTCTCTGGGTTGTCACAGGACCCTGAGCTGCTTGTGGAGCGTCCACTCCCAGCTGCAGGTTGCCTGGACCGTGGAGGAACCGGTAACATGCCCTCCCCTTTCTTAATCTCGTGTTGAGTGTCATTTTCGGGAGCTTCGATGCACAGTGCATTAGGGTCATTGTTGGTTGGCAGCTTTGAGCAATCCAAAGAGTCTGGCCAGCCAAAACTGAATTGTTCCATTATAGGTGAACACCTCTGCCTTGCCTGTTCACACATAGGACGGCATGCTGGGATATTGGTGGATACTTGATCAGTGCACATTGGCACATATAGGGAGCATAGGAAAAATCGCAAGTGTACATCACAACCATACTCAATCAAAGGAGCGAATTCATTCAGTTTAATTCTAGCTTCCTCTTGGCTTTCGTATTTTATAAAGTTGGGCATCCTTGTCATGTTGTAGCCAATTCCCTGGCACATGGGAATGGTGATGTGTTCACATTTTGCAGGTCGGCTCCGCTCAACATCATACGCTCCAATCTCCAGTGTAGATCCAGCTATTACAAGCTGGAAAAGTAAAATGACAATCTTCATGCAATGGGGCATTGTGATAATGTAAAGAAAGCTTTAAAAATCATGAATACATCCAATGCCATAGGCATTGTATTTCTTGAggtgcttttttattattttccagtaATTAGTAGCGATTGTTCACCCAGGTTGATTCATGGTCCATCATACACTTAGTTGTTTAGAAGAAAATCGAATTAATTTTGGAGTCTTTAATTTTCATGCCATTGAAAAAAAGTTTGCTATTAACAAATTCACTCTGATTCATTCTTCGAACATTAATCCAAACACTTACATGTTCGGCCGTTTAATCGGAAAGATCGTCATTCCGCAGAATTAATCGGTACGGTCAATGCTGGATGTCAAAACCAAAACATCTCGTGTACCGGTGAGCAAATAAACTTTGAGACACTTCAAAACCGTTTCGCGCGACTCTCCGTTCCCGCGCACAACCGCTATCAATCTCCTCGCGTGGAAACACTTCACTGTACATTCATCCCTGGTTGTGCTCTTTAAAACGGCTTTGTTAAACGGTGACTGAAAGACTATAGCTCCTCCTAACACTGCACCCTCCTGCACAACAGTACAAATAAAGTCATGCCCTCTTAACAGGCTGGAGCAGAACGCCTGTACAACGAATATCCCGAGAAAGAACAGTGCTCCGTTTGTTTAAAAGACAGATGTGTTGAAGTAACTTGCTATCTCTGGACAAAACAATGAATGCTGCACAAATGGAGAGTTGACATGAcagcagtgtgacatgctatacttccTTCATCTTAAATTATTTCTAATTCATGTATAAGTGTAGCTTAATTGACGAACAGGAAAATGTTGTAATAGTAATATATAATGGAAATTAGCCTATAGTGTATTTTCAGATGTTAACTAGTCGTCATTTCAACATTTcgagtttttattattttcaaaatgttattttcagtTCATTTATAGCTGCTCACATCTATAACAGTTCACTTATAGCTgctcaatataaataaaaaataaaaatatttaatttatattctctCACTTAATATGAGTTTGTAGAATGACAACAATCCACTGCATCTAAAGATAACCTTATATGTTTTTACCAtctttattttaacaaaataaaatgttaacagCCATGTTATTTGCCAACTAACCAAATGGAATTGCTTTTGTCAATTGTAAAGTGTCTTGAATTCATTCAACTAAACAGTGACTTGAAAATAGCTAgtaatattcaaaatgttttttttttacaatcaagtTGTAAATATTGGGATGGGAATGCAGGGGATGCACCATATATGCATGGCCCTTCTCTCCGCCATTATCATAGATcgatttgattgtttttttattttttttactgttgtgAGGAAGCTCTAATTTGCAGTGAAACAATACTAAATGCATGCCATTGTGCATGACAATACAAAAACTAACAATTTAAAGCTTTGTTAATTTACATGAACACATTTAGCAGTGGCTACATTATAACATAAGAGTAAAACAAGGCTAAGAAATCATCTTATGCTTATGTATTACAGAACATTTTGTTTTGAAAGGTGTgtgtatatcaaatatatatcaaatataaataGTGTTTTtctattgcaaaataatttttttaaagttcggagacaaaaaataaaaataaattcaggggCAGGATTCacattcttaagaaaaaaattaagaaaaaatgtCTAATGTAAGAATAAAGttaagaatattttgtattccaaaaatagttttgtttttttctttacatttacttCCCCTTTAGGGATTATATAAAGTGTATATAAAGTTTATTGatgactaataattcatttacaagTGTAATTACAAGGGCGTTTATAACAACATGCAAAAAAGGGTGATTTTCATGCAATACCTACCAAAATAGTAAGCCATTTTACCTCAGATGTTATAAATGTCACAACCTCAGACAGAGGttcaggacccaaatgcagagt includes the following:
- the LOC127636259 gene encoding frizzled-9-like, producing MPHCMKIVILLFQLVIAGSTLEIGAYDVERSRPAKCEHITIPMCQGIGYNMTRMPNFIKYESQEEARIKLNEFAPLIEYGCDVHLRFFLCSLYVPMCTDQVSTNIPACRPMCEQARQRCSPIMEQFSFGWPDSLDCSKLPTNNDPNALCIEAPENDTQHEIKKGEGMLPVPPRSRQPAAGSGRSTSSSGSCDNPEKFQYVEKSKNCAPRCTPTVDVYWSRQDKDFAFIWMVVWSTLCFISTAFTVLTFLLDPQRFKYPERPIIFLSMCYNVYSVAFIIRSVSGAENIACDRENGELYIIQEGLESTGCTIVFLFLYYFGMASSIWWVILTLTWFLAAGRKWGHEAIEAHSSYFHMAAWGIPAVKTIVILTMRKVAGDELTGLCYVGSMDINALTGFVLIPLSCYLIAGTSFILTGFVALFHIRKIMKTGGTNTEKLEKLMVKIGVFSILYTVPATIVIICYFYERLNMEYWKFRALENKCTFFPGRRIEDCSLDSSVPTVAVFMLKIFMSLVVGITSGVWVWSSKTLQTWQGLCNRRLEGRTNRKPCSSVSCSSSHCHYKALAVTLHMNKTDVYTDSTTHV